From the Clostridium putrefaciens genome, one window contains:
- a CDS encoding M48 family metallopeptidase, which translates to MNTYEVIYGADKIIFHIERKKVKNVNLNIRVNGEVVVTAREEVPLEFIMGFVYRKASWILKQNKYFKNYATENIGIKELVSGETIKYLGKQYRLKVEESVDEHVKYFRGYIYLYVKDKSNYKHKEELLNSWIDLKCRKVFKEVYNKVYPAVSKYDVPDVRISIRKMKSRWGSCIVQKQTIILNRELIKAPKYCIEYVILHELIHLMYKDHNKEFYDFLYTLMPDWKERKRILDEEVVMTL; encoded by the coding sequence ATGTAAATTTAAATATTAGGGTTAATGGAGAAGTGGTAGTAACTGCTAGAGAAGAAGTACCATTAGAATTTATAATGGGATTTGTTTATAGAAAAGCGAGTTGGATTCTTAAACAAAACAAGTATTTCAAAAACTATGCTACTGAAAATATAGGGATCAAAGAGCTCGTTAGTGGAGAAACAATAAAGTATTTAGGGAAGCAGTACAGACTAAAGGTTGAAGAAAGTGTAGATGAACATGTAAAATACTTTAGGGGTTATATTTATTTATATGTAAAGGATAAGAGTAATTATAAACATAAGGAAGAACTATTAAACAGCTGGATTGATTTAAAGTGTAGAAAAGTTTTTAAAGAAGTGTATAACAAAGTTTATCCTGCCGTAAGTAAATATGATGTTCCAGATGTTAGAATTAGTATAAGGAAGATGAAGTCTAGATGGGGATCTTGTATTGTACAAAAGCAAACAATAATTTTAAATAGAGAACTAATTAAAGCACCTAAATACTGCATTGAATATGTAATTTTACATGAGCTAATTCATTTAATGTATAAAGATCATAACAAAGAATTTTATGACTTTTTATATACGTTAATGCCAGATTGGAAAGAACGAAAGAGGATATTAGATGAAGAGGTTGTAATGACATTATAA
- a CDS encoding MYG1 family protein: protein MEKQFKKIGTHDGKFHADEVMATAILNEIFVTELIRTRNKKVLDELDIVYDVNGGEFDHHGIDKVMREDGTPFSSCGLIWNKFGKDVIRFKNESLDEDQIDEIFNFIDRSLVEGIDALDNGIWIDKPEIPLMNISSILSGFNPLWYEEDKENQNFNKAVEFAASILNNKISFKISVIKAKEKVVKAYESREIPEVMILDSYCPYGESLKEIDERQEILFVIFKSKTNYLLQTIRGKDGKDKKKLPKEWMGKRDEELANVTGVSDATFCHTGRFIAGAVSLEGIKNLARLSIQEPFEHESMMEKIMKFARKLFIKK from the coding sequence TTGGAAAAACAGTTTAAAAAGATAGGAACACATGATGGAAAGTTTCATGCAGATGAAGTTATGGCAACAGCTATACTAAATGAAATTTTCGTAACAGAATTAATAAGAACAAGAAATAAAAAGGTATTAGATGAATTAGATATAGTTTACGATGTTAATGGTGGAGAGTTCGACCATCACGGTATTGATAAGGTAATGCGAGAAGATGGAACCCCATTTTCCTCCTGTGGACTTATATGGAATAAGTTCGGGAAAGATGTAATTCGCTTTAAAAATGAAAGTTTGGATGAAGATCAAATTGATGAGATTTTTAATTTTATTGATAGGAGCTTAGTAGAAGGAATAGATGCCTTAGATAATGGCATATGGATAGATAAACCGGAAATTCCTTTAATGAATATTTCTTCAATTTTATCAGGTTTTAATCCATTATGGTATGAGGAAGATAAAGAAAATCAGAATTTTAATAAAGCAGTTGAATTTGCAGCCTCAATTTTAAATAATAAAATAAGTTTCAAAATATCCGTGATTAAAGCTAAAGAAAAGGTAGTAAAAGCTTATGAATCTAGAGAAATTCCTGAAGTTATGATACTTGATTCATATTGCCCATATGGGGAGTCACTTAAGGAAATTGATGAAAGACAGGAAATACTGTTTGTAATTTTTAAATCTAAAACTAATTATCTTTTGCAAACTATAAGAGGGAAAGATGGTAAGGATAAAAAGAAGCTTCCAAAGGAATGGATGGGTAAAAGGGATGAAGAACTTGCAAATGTAACAGGAGTTAGTGATGCTACATTTTGTCATACTGGAAGATTCATTGCTGGAGCTGTCTCATTAGAAGGAATTAAGAATCTAGCAAGACTCTCAATTCAAGAGCCCTTTGAACATGAAAGTATGATGGAAAAAATTATGAAGTTTGCAAGAAAGCTATTTATAAAAAAGTAA